One genomic region from Thunnus maccoyii chromosome 16, fThuMac1.1, whole genome shotgun sequence encodes:
- the LOC121880949 gene encoding platelet-activating factor receptor-like: MTGILASSTEPNYMAGRPELNSLAGNDSGFLDSEFRYQLFPAAYGIIFILGLFANLYVLFVLRCLREAKAMGEIRIYMTNLTVADLLFVCALPFWIGYYSRHGNWIYKDFMCRLTGSLFFINTYCSVLFLSAISVNRYWAVTKPLDAASSDHRRRGIIVSVVIWAVTIAMAIPYLVSPGTNEDGNVTRCFEGYQNQTDFAKKIVASTHFTIIGVFLVVFFLVVVCNLLIARALLSQKAPQSEMGSAKIQSRKSHRTVSFLSKKPRGLKRRALQMLVAVVGVFVLCFLPHHIIQGFWTLAVLQIREGWGHVDWDQNTLQVLNDAHQITLVLMGLNCILDPVVYYFSTRRFRRFIMAHMIKFTKGDRCSHTVTSQISMDSRNQSQRRQSEHQGPELD, encoded by the exons ATG ACGGGAATTCTGGCTTCAAGCACAGAACCAAATTACATGGCAGGAAGGCCTGAATTGAATTCTTTAGCTGGTAATGACTCAGGCTTCCTGGACTCTGAGTTTCGTTATCAACTCTTCCCAGCCGCCTATGGCATCATCTTCATCCTGGGTCTCTTCGCTAACCTCTACGTGCTGTTTGTCCTGCGCTGCCTGCGTGAGGCCAAGGCCATGGGTGAAATCCGCATCTACATGACCAACTTGACCGTTGCTGAtctcctgtttgtgtgtgcacttcCATTCTGGATTGGCTATTATAGTCGCCACGGTAACTGGATCTACAAAGACTTCATGTGCCGGCTGACTGGCTCGTTGTTCTTCATCAACACCTACTGCTCCGTCCTCTTCCTTTCAGCCATTAGCGTCAACAGATACTGGGCAGTCACCAAGCCTCTGGACGCAGCCTCTTCGGACCACAGGCGCCGTGGGATCATCGTGTCCGTTGTCATCTGGGCAGTGACCATAGCAATGGCTATTCCATATCTGGTTTCTCCGGGGACCAACGAAGATGGGAATGTCACTCGCTGTTTTGAGGGGTACCAGAATCAAACTGATTTTGCAAAGAAAATAGTGGCTTCCACTCATTTCACGATAATTGGAgtgtttttagtagttttttttcttgtcgtAGTGTGCAATCTCCTTATCGCCCGAGCCTTACTTTCTCAAAAGGCTCCTCAGTCAGAAATGGGGTCTGCAAAAATTCAATCCAGAAAGTCCCACAGGACTGTATCATTCTTGTCTAAAAAACCCAGGGGTTTGAAACGGAGGGCTCTGCAGATGTTGGTGGCAGTCGTGGGGGTGTTTGTTCTGTGCTTCCTGCCTCACCATATCATTCAAGGCTTCTGGACACTGGCAGTGTTGCAAATCAGAGAGGGCTGGGGTCACGTGGACTGGGACCAGAACACTCTGCAGGTGCTCAACGACGCACATCAGATCACCCTGGTTCTTATGGGCCTCAACTGCATTTTGGATCCTGtggtttattatttttccaCAAGGAGGTTTAGGAGGTTCATTATGGCTCACATGATAAAGTTCACAAAGGGAGACAGGTGCTCACACACGGTCACGTCACAGATCTCCATGGACAGCAGGAATCAGAGCCAGAGACGACAGAGCGAGCACCAAGGGCCTGAGTTGGATTAA
- the LOC121880950 gene encoding uncharacterized protein LOC121880950, producing the protein MLLFSFLLFFFCESTVSFLTTQEQVSILYTYLETTAVTVEENLSPLQLVATPDYPVAEGQRVTMHCSAFTMPASVSWSWQRLENQTWQQVATGRDLTLTEPEQSGLYRCHAESRLSQTSMSPTHNVYIISIRATVGEKLGIAAFILSLLALIINLAILFWLSWQRFSGMLTASNTAAKGLSGAEKPPKGCLPQTDGDVYMNYVNTNQAYSDLDPAKMTGDNVYASLS; encoded by the exons atgctgcttttctcttttctcctgttCTTTTTCTGTGAGAGCACAG TTAGTTTCCTGACTACACAGGAACAGGTAAGTATATTATATACTTACCTGGAAACAACTGCAGTGACTGTGGAAG aaaaCCTATCTCCTCTGCAGCTGGTAGCCACACCAGACTACCCGGTTGCAGAGGGTCAAAGAGTCACCATGCACTGCAGTGCTTTCACCATGCCGGCCTCCGTCAGTTGGTCCTGGCAACGACTGGAAAATCAGACCTGGCAGCAAGTGGCCACCGGTAGGGATCTGACCCTAACTGAGCCAGAGCAGAGTGGGTTGTACCGCTGCCATGCTGAGAGCCGCTTATCTCAGACGAGCATGAGCCCTACCCACAACGTCTACATCATCTCCATACGTGCAACAG TGGGGGAGAAATTAGGAATAGCTGCCTTCATCCTTTCTCTTCTGGCTTTGATCATCAACCTCGCCATTCTGTTTTGGCTGAGCTGGCAAAGATTTAGTGGCATGCTGACTGCCTCCAACACAGCAGCAAAAG GTTTATCTGGAGCTGAGAAACCACCAAA AGGATGTTTGCCACAGACTGACGGAGACGTGTACATGAATTACGTGAACACCAACCAAGCCTACTCTGATCTGGACCCTGCCAAAATGACTGGAGACAATGTGTATGCAAGTCTGTCATGA